The DNA region CAGAGAGATAATGATTCATTCGAGGGGCACCCGAGTGATTTGtaaccataaaatatttataaggatCTCTTCTTTAATAAGCAAATTTATAAGCTTTGAGGGAAAGTTGTTAGCCGCTACAATATAAGGTAGAAAAGTGCACGGGACAATCTAGGCTGTTTGTCAGAAAACAGGTAATAATGATTGGAACCAAATTGTGTATTAAGCTATGGTTAAACAAGAGCCTAACCATTGGTTGTTGTAAGTCCCACTGTTGTGTCTGCGAAACAAGTCGACCCAGTGAGCTCCACTCGTGGCCAATCTGGTCGCCACCATTGCTCGCACGAATTCCATTAACTAAATTTAGTGAGACTTTCACTTGAGATACAAGTTCTATTCAAAAACATATCTAGAGAATATTATGATAAGTATTTGTTCTCCGAAACTTGTTTGAAGTtcattaaatagaaaactatgAATGCGCAATTAATACAATGACAACATAAAGCAGTTTGTGATTATTTCAGACAAATACAGTTAAGTATTTGTCAGATGAAAACATTGCATACAAAAAGGTGACTATTTCGATCTATTTCATAGAAATGCCGACCTTGTGACGCGATCGCTAGACCCTGCGAAGATTACTATGTgcatagatatttaaataagtagtaTCAAAGCTATTCACGAATAGCTTTAGTGAAATGGGCGTTACCTGTCCCGTGGGCTGAACGTGCTCGTACAGCGTCCTGTTGCTGTTCCCGATGGTCGTTTCTGCGGCCACCAGACCCGCAGACGTTATGTACCAGTCATCTGTTGACTGacatactattttttatctacACTTATAATAAAGGAAACAAATTCTTACTTTTGTTATGTCATGTTATACCAATGTTTTGTAATCAGGAGGCAGATTTAAATCTGCCCACGGAACGGAACCGTGAGAATGCTATTATCGGTAGTAAGATGTaggcatatttatttacaaaataaaaaaaattaatgctaAGATTAGTTGATGAAGAGTCTTACCTGAACAAAAGCAGGGTAAGAAGTGAAGGCTATCTTTCTGCCGGGAATAGGTTTGGCATTGTTTGGGGATGTTCGGTAACTGAGCACATACATCTTTTGAAACCGCAGCATCGATTGGTAGCTACAACATGGTATGACTAAGGTGTCTACAAGTTTgataaattcttaaatagaAACACTAAAAGGACGGCTCCAAGGAGTTTCACGCGAGAGTACATACATGTACTGTACATGAATATACCAACATATGCAACTCTGGAACACGTCAGGACGGAAAGTTCGACAATTTTTCGATCATAACTATAGAACATGATGGAATCCAAAACTCACATTAtcagtgttttttttacaatatttgaaCATCAGTAATATGTAGATTTAGAAGGACAAGATAAGGGGcatacataaacaataaaaaaagtagcTGGCTATATACCTGTTCCAGGTTACATGAGATGTGAAGAGTTCTGCATTATCTGGTAATAACTTGACCAGCCCACTACAATGTTCCCCAAATAGCAGACTCTCGGGAGTGTTCTTTGGTATTGTAAGCGCAAATGCCAGGTCATCAAGGTCACCTAACATGTTAATCCATCTGAAATGTGGATATAAATCATACATAGCATTGTCCTTCCTTCAGACATTTCAAAAAATGtctaatgtaattattaatgagCAGGAAAAGAAATCATTGAACCAACCCTACGTCAAAGATTAGGAAAAGCTGCAATGGGAAAATGTATGCAGGAACAGTGAAACTTgaccatttttatatttgatttgttAAGTTAATCCAGCACAAGTTCTGTATACTCACAGTATATCACGAGTAGTCAGCCATTGATAAGAATCAGAAGTTGCCTGGTTGTAGCCAGCAGCCAAACCTTCTAGTTGTATCTTATATAACTTTACCTGgttaagcaaaaaaaaaacaattaaatatatagctTACCTACTTTCATAGAAAGATTCtaaagataattattattttataatttcattaattaaaatttggatTTGTATAACATTCAAACAAATTGCTACAAACGGCAAACAGATCCCCTTTTTggcatttgaaatattataaaattttgataaacatACATGGTACCAGTATGCATCATTTGGGTGAGTATGAATCATGTCAGCGATGTAGCGCTCATTTATGTCCACATATTCTTCTATCAGACCACACACATCTATTCTGTTGTAACAATATCTGAAAGTTTGGTTTAAAAGTCTGTATTTTTTAGtgtttttaatagataatagGAATGTTTTCATTTGACACAAGGTCCTTTACTACACACACACTGGATCAAAAAACCATAAAGTTACCCTTTTAGCATATTTTGCCAGTGCATCCAAATAAGGTCTCTGGTGAGAAATCCTTCCAGAAATCCTGCTGCATATGCTTGCTTTTCATCACTTGCATCTGGTGATGTATGTAATTCCAAAAAGGCCCATCTATATTAAGTAAACTTAACATgagttgaataaaaatatcaatgaatcATTAACTTCAGAGAGACTTGACCAGGAGAAAAAGGGAGAACTGTATGCATATGTCTAtaaaggatatttaaaaacttccatgtttttatttactgttgtttttttatataatgatattttgtattaaggtAAAGTAGCAAAACATACCCCGTTGAATTAATATCATTGCTGTAAGTGGCCCTGGCGACGTGAAGTGGTGGAATAAATTTAGGATCGTTGGTCACTGATACAACGGCCTTATCAGACCACTTAATAAAACCATATTTGCTCCCACTTACAAACAACAATAGTTGTAATAATACCACCgtaatcatattatataaactagtACACTAGTAAATCACTACTCGACCCTAATTCTGTTCAtcataagaaatataatagtGGTTGTTACTGAGCAATTATGGCTCaaaacaacaatttaaatcaacttaaaaaatatttcttgttaCAAAATGTCTATTGatgaaaaaataacattacaaatttttattatttataacgataagaaaagtaaataaacaaatttattcatCAGCAAAGTGCAGACTTCTCTTCTTCGGATCCACAGAATAAATAGACATTAGACATTACCACTCGACTTTCTGATTGTAGTGACTCATGATTTGTCAGTCTAATGTCATGCCTGCTACTTGACGTATAAttcatgttaaaaaaaatctaattagtcTGTGGTTCGCAGTTGaataaaagtcaaaataaacttttattataccaaataatcttattattatttaaaattcatgtttatattatacataatgttCAATCAGTAAATATCAAGTGAACTGAAGTGAGTTGAATATAAGAAGTAAAATACGTACTTACTACAATGGAGCGTGGTAAAATGTCTTCAGCCGGTCGTGGGGGTAAAAGCAAGGCTCCACAACATCCTCAGGATATATTTGCGTTGGGTAGCAAGTCGACTGTGGTAGTCTCGCGAGACTCAGAGAAACGAAGCATACATAAGCCTTCCACTAGTGGTAAGCTATAAGAGCCAGATTAGCATACTGTTCcaaaataattgtgttttgtaacactatcatattttatatgaatttaggTGCTGTGGAAAGGAAACGAGACAGCACAGGATTTGGGAGCCAACCGCCAAGTAAGAGATCTCGGATAGGTTCTCCTGCAGAATCAGTATCAACAACTTCACTCGAGATAGATCCTGTTGACTTGGTTCCTAATGTCCTTCAAGCTCTTGATACACATAATTCAGACAAACTTGTGAGTATTACATATTTGAGATATACTGGTAACAGATTTGAAAATTCACAAGTGTAAaatgttaagaaatatatgaTTTCCTTATAggattatcatttttattttaatatacaaaattactttAGTTTTCCTAATGgcattaattaagttaacttgtttaattgtacaaaaataattaattattgatagtATATTAATTCATAGTGTCTTTTCAGCTTGGTCTTTTAACAGGCTCTATTCGCCTCTTAAAGTCCCAACGGTCGAAGCCTGATCCAATACTATGTATGGGCATGTTATATTTAACGAAGATTCGTCCCAATATGTTTGCTCACGAGACTGTTACTCAAACACTTTGTACATTGCTGAAGAGGGAACAAGGAGCAGCATTTAAGAGTAAAGGCAATCCGCTAGTGTTTGTTTTAGCTTGTAATATGCTGTATGCAGGGCATAAAGATAGTAACAACTGGCCAGATACATTTATAAAGGTAAGATTAGCTATTCAAAGGgcttaatgaaaatatttccgTATTCAAAGTTTTCACATAATGACTACAAGAATGTGTTTTAAACTTTACTTTAAGCTAAATATAGtttgaaatagaaaataaatttgttgtcatattattaaatcattatttgtaCAATCCTCTATGTATTACTGGTATCATATTTACATGAAATTTTAGCTGTG from Pieris brassicae chromosome 2, ilPieBrab1.1, whole genome shotgun sequence includes:
- the LOC123720446 gene encoding putative phospholipase B-like 2 encodes the protein MITVVLLQLLLFVSGSKYGFIKWSDKAVVSVTNDPKFIPPLHVARATYSNDINSTGWAFLELHTSPDASDEKQAYAAGFLEGFLTRDLIWMHWQNMLKGYCYNRIDVCGLIEEYVDINERYIADMIHTHPNDAYWYHVKLYKIQLEGLAAGYNQATSDSYQWLTTRDILWINMLGDLDDLAFALTIPKNTPESLLFGEHCSGLVKLLPDNAELFTSHVTWNSYQSMLRFQKMYVLSYRTSPNNAKPIPGRKIAFTSYPAFVQSTDDWYITSAGLVAAETTIGNSNRTLYEHVQPTGQLMEFVRAMVATRLATSGAHWVDLFRRHNSGTYNNQWYVVDYKKFKRKTQKSEGQVQAGLLWVIEQLPGFTEAADLTEELKATSYFPSYNIAYFPRIFNLSGGNERIATFGDWFAYETNPRAKMFREKQESIDSMGSMFRVMRYNDYRHDPLSRCACIPPYSACNAISARNDLNPANGSFPFRALGHRSHGGTDAKVTSSELAKKYLFLGVSGPTYNISRGIPPFQWSKFDMGSEVFHEGHPDVWNFSPLIHHWEWG